The genomic segment CGCCATGCCGAAGCGCTACTGGCCCTACATCAGCCGGGGAACCCGGTGGTGTTGCCGACGGTCTGGGACGCCTGGTCGGCGAACCTTGCGGTGGCGGCCGGGTTCGCCGCGCTCACCGTTGGCAGCCATCCGATGGCCGACTCCGTCGGCAAGCCCGACGGTGAGGGCATGAGCTTCGACGATGTCGTCGCCCGCGTCAGCCAGATCACGGCCGCCGTGGACGTGCCGGTGTCGGTGGACATCGAATCCGGTTATGCGCAGCCGGCCGAGCGCCTCATCGAGGGCCTGCTGAGCGCCGGGGCGGTGGGCCTCAACATCGAGGACACCGTGCACAGCGAGGGCAAGCGGCTGCGCTCGTCGGCCGAGCATGCGGAGTTGGTCGGCGCGCTGCGCGCGGCCGCCGACAGCGCCGGCGTGCACGTGGTCGTCAACGCCCGCACCGACCTGTTCCTGCGCAACGACGGTGACGACGCCGACCGGGTCGACCGGGCGATCGCCAGGCTCACCGAGGCGGCGTCCGCCGGGGCCGACGTGCTCTACCCGGTGGGCCGCCACGAGCCGGAAACGATGCGCCGCTTGACCTCTGAGCTGCCGCTGCCCGTCAACGCGATCGCGATCCCGGAGGCAGACGATCCGGCGTCGTTCGGCCCGCTCGGTGTCGGGCGAATCAGCTTCGGGCCGTTCTGGCAGCGCGCGTTGAGCGTGCGCGCCAACGAGATCCTGGACCGCTGGCGCTAGCTTCGCCACGGCATGGATTTCAACGCCGAGCGTGCGGGCTGTCGTCGAATTCTGCTGAGAATTCGTCAACAACCTGCACGCTCGGCGCGCTTTTAGGCCTGCGCAGGCAGTGCTGCGGTGTCCACGTCGTCGCTGGATCGCCGCCGGGGCTGCGGCGGCAGGAAGTGGTAGTCGCCACGGGGGTAGACCACCTGCGGCCACCAGAACCACCGGCCGAGCATCGTCGCGATCGACGGCATCAGCAGCGACCGCACGATGAAGGTGTCGATCAGCAGACCGATCGCGATCGTCGACCCCATCTGAGCCAGCACCACCAGCTTGCTGAACATCATCCCGGCCATCGTGGCGGCGAACACCAGGCCCGCCGACGTCACCACACCGCCGGTACCGGCCATCGAGCGGATGATGCCCGTCTTCAGCCCGGCGTGGATCTCGTCCTTGAACCGGGACACCAACAGCAGGTTGTAGTCCGAACCAACCGCCAGCAGGATGATGACCGACATCAGCATGACCAGCCACTGCACCTGAATGCCGAACAGGTCCTGCCACAGCAGCACCGAAATGCCGAACGACGCGGCGATCGAGCTGCCCGCCGTGCCGACGATCACCAGTGCGGCGACGACGCTTCGGGTCAGGATCAGCATGATCATGAAGATCAGCGTCAGCGACGACACCACGGCGATCAGCAGGTCGTACCGCGCGCCGTCGGACATGTCCTTGTAGGTCGCCGCCACACCGCCGAGATGGATCTTGGCGTTGGACAGCGACGACATCTTCAACGCCTCTTGGGCGGCCTTGCGCTCGGAGTCGACGCGGGCGATGCCGTCCACCGTCGCGGGATCACCCTCGTGGGTGATGAACATCCGGGTGGACTTGCCGTCCGGTGAGAGAAACATCTTCAGACCGCGCTGGAAGTCCGGGTTCTGAAAGGCCTCCGGCGGCAGGAAGAACAGGTCGTCATTCTTGGCCTGGTCGAAGCTCTCGCCCATCGCCAGCGCGGTGTCGTTGGTCGCCTGCATCTGGTCGAGCAGGGCCTTCTGCGAGTTGTACGACGCCAGTGCCAGGTCCCGGCTGACCTTCATCGACGCGATCGTCTGCGGGAGTAGCGCCGTCAGCTGCGGGGCGATCGCCGCCAGCTGATCGGTATTGCC from the Mycolicibacterium crocinum genome contains:
- a CDS encoding isocitrate lyase/PEP mutase family protein, which produces MSDKSSLARHAEALLALHQPGNPVVLPTVWDAWSANLAVAAGFAALTVGSHPMADSVGKPDGEGMSFDDVVARVSQITAAVDVPVSVDIESGYAQPAERLIEGLLSAGAVGLNIEDTVHSEGKRLRSSAEHAELVGALRAAADSAGVHVVVNARTDLFLRNDGDDADRVDRAIARLTEAASAGADVLYPVGRHEPETMRRLTSELPLPVNAIAIPEADDPASFGPLGVGRISFGPFWQRALSVRANEILDRWR